The following are encoded together in the Streptomyces flavofungini genome:
- a CDS encoding GNAT family N-acetyltransferase has protein sequence MTDTTTEGAFTGIRLAEATDVPAVKAVTDAAYHHYIERIGRVPAPMESDHAANVAAGRVHVTEDAEGAVVGLVVVYAHEDHLYLDNIAVRPDAAGQGLGGRLLAFVDAHARALALPEIRLYTNAMMWENQKIYPRYGYEFVERRVEGIYDRFHYRKRLTD, from the coding sequence ATGACCGACACGACCACCGAAGGCGCCTTCACCGGCATCCGTCTCGCCGAAGCCACCGACGTGCCCGCCGTGAAGGCGGTCACCGACGCGGCGTACCACCACTACATCGAGCGCATAGGCCGGGTGCCCGCCCCCATGGAGTCGGACCACGCCGCGAACGTGGCGGCGGGGCGGGTGCACGTCACCGAGGACGCGGAGGGCGCCGTCGTCGGCCTGGTGGTGGTGTACGCCCACGAGGACCACCTCTACCTGGACAACATCGCCGTCCGCCCCGACGCGGCGGGCCAGGGCCTCGGCGGCCGCCTCCTCGCCTTCGTGGACGCACACGCGCGCGCCCTCGCGCTGCCCGAGATCCGGCTCTACACCAACGCGATGATGTGGGAGAACCAGAAGATCTATCCCCGGTACGGATACGAATTCGTGGAGCGGCGCGTAGAAGGAATCTACGACCGCTTCCACTACCGCAAGCGGCTCACGGACTGA
- a CDS encoding methyltransferase domain-containing protein: MSFDVGHHARDDGRAGAEEAQVIADWDARAAVFDDEPDHGLRDPLVRAAWADRLADWLPDTPGEILDAGCGTGSLSLLAAEQGHRVTAVDLSPEMAKRARAKLTAHDARVLVGDVARPPVGDHRFDAILARHVLWALPAPDAALRHWHTLLRPGGRLVLIEGVWGTTSPVGIPAPHLIRSLAPLFPHTHAERLSGDARLWGRSVADERYVVVGTAAHDGARPPLPGTLHHVELWVPDLKAAEASWGWLLGELGHVREQVWERGRSWRRGDAYLVIEESPDLRPGPHERRAPGMNHLAFHVGGRAELDRLVALAPGHGWSQLYAERYPHAGGEAQCAAYLEDTQGYEVELVALPDADA, from the coding sequence ATGAGCTTTGACGTGGGCCATCACGCGAGAGACGACGGACGCGCCGGCGCGGAAGAAGCGCAGGTCATCGCGGACTGGGACGCGCGGGCCGCCGTGTTCGACGACGAGCCGGACCACGGCCTGCGCGACCCGCTGGTGCGCGCGGCCTGGGCCGACCGCCTCGCCGACTGGCTGCCTGACACCCCGGGCGAGATCCTGGACGCGGGCTGCGGCACGGGCAGCCTGTCACTCCTCGCCGCCGAACAGGGACACCGCGTCACCGCGGTCGACCTCTCCCCGGAGATGGCGAAGCGGGCCCGCGCGAAACTCACGGCCCACGACGCCCGCGTCCTCGTGGGCGACGTGGCCCGACCCCCCGTCGGGGACCACCGCTTCGACGCGATCCTGGCCCGCCACGTCCTGTGGGCCCTCCCCGCCCCGGACGCCGCCCTGCGCCACTGGCACACCCTCCTCCGCCCCGGCGGCCGCCTCGTCCTCATCGAGGGCGTCTGGGGCACCACCAGCCCCGTCGGCATCCCCGCCCCCCACCTCATACGCTCCCTGGCCCCCCTGTTCCCGCACACCCACGCGGAGCGCCTGTCGGGGGACGCGCGGCTGTGGGGGAGGAGCGTGGCGGACGAGAGGTACGTGGTGGTGGGGACGGCGGCGCACGACGGCGCCCGCCCGCCGCTCCCGGGCACCCTGCACCACGTGGAGCTGTGGGTGCCCGACCTGAAGGCAGCGGAGGCCTCCTGGGGCTGGCTGCTCGGGGAGTTGGGGCACGTCCGCGAACAGGTCTGGGAGCGGGGCCGCAGCTGGCGGCGCGGCGACGCGTACCTCGTCATCGAGGAGTCGCCCGACCTCCGCCCCGGCCCGCACGAACGCCGCGCCCCCGGGATGAACCATCTGGCCTTCCACGTGGGCGGCCGGGCCGAGCTCGACCGGCTGGTCGCGCTCGCCCCGGGCCACGGCTGGTCCCAGCTGTACGCGGAGCGGTATCCGCACGCCGGGGGAGAGGCACAGTGCGCCGCGTACCTGGAGGACACGCAGGGGTACGAGGTGGAGCTGGTGGCGCTGCCCGACGCGGACGCGTGA
- a CDS encoding DUF402 domain-containing protein translates to MSAPSAEPTPAPDVEVVLRKAGRTKIRYPARLLADDGTRVTVRAPWAGAGVRDFGFVRFEPGDVFVEHFWRDRWYAVKEVYAADGTLKGWYCDVTRPAVREGAVLTVEDLDLDLWCSADGTTILRLDEDEFAASSLPATDPPAAAAALAALDDLEQLAKAGGHFPRTA, encoded by the coding sequence ATGTCCGCGCCCTCGGCTGAGCCGACGCCCGCCCCTGACGTGGAGGTCGTGCTGCGCAAGGCGGGTCGCACGAAGATCCGCTATCCGGCGCGGCTCCTCGCGGACGACGGCACCCGCGTCACGGTGCGGGCGCCCTGGGCGGGCGCGGGCGTACGGGACTTCGGTTTCGTGCGCTTCGAGCCCGGCGACGTGTTCGTCGAGCACTTCTGGCGCGACCGCTGGTACGCCGTGAAGGAGGTGTACGCGGCGGACGGCACGCTCAAGGGCTGGTACTGCGACGTGACCCGCCCCGCCGTGCGCGAGGGCGCCGTCCTCACCGTGGAGGACCTCGACCTGGACCTCTGGTGCTCGGCGGACGGCACCACGATCCTCCGCCTGGACGAGGACGAGTTCGCCGCGAGCTCCCTCCCCGCCACGGACCCGCCCGCGGCAGCGGCGGCCCTGGCGGCCCTGGACGACCTGGAACAACTGGCCAAGGCGGGCGGCCACTTCCCCAGGACGGCCTGA
- a CDS encoding GNAT family N-acetyltransferase: MTEVLVRALRPTDPADTSAFAAVRRACVPAMLATSASVAFDAAHAHPDAHYLQLVAEVDGEVVGTAQTGIAYDSPEPGQSFANVYVHPGRRGVGAGSLLVRTAEEYLAGKGATTLYSWVLDSEENRAFAARRGYRASRSAHFLRLDLANGELPPLAAVPAGVELRSGADFAADPRPLFDLDAETAADEPSDVPAEFTDYEHWLAETWRHPLVDQELTTVALVDGQLAAFSLARTDDASRYASGMTGTARAHRGRGLAKLAKNDSLHRARAAGCTEAFTGNDAGNGPMLAINKWFGYEICDTEVRHVRALG, from the coding sequence ATGACAGAAGTCCTGGTCCGGGCCCTGCGCCCCACCGATCCCGCGGACACGTCCGCGTTCGCGGCGGTCCGCCGTGCCTGTGTGCCCGCCATGCTCGCCACGTCCGCGTCCGTGGCGTTCGACGCGGCGCACGCGCATCCCGACGCGCACTACCTCCAGTTGGTCGCGGAGGTGGACGGCGAGGTGGTCGGCACCGCGCAGACCGGCATCGCGTACGACAGCCCGGAGCCGGGCCAGAGTTTCGCCAACGTCTACGTCCACCCCGGGCGCCGGGGCGTGGGCGCGGGCTCGCTCCTGGTCCGCACGGCGGAGGAGTACCTGGCGGGCAAGGGCGCGACGACGCTGTACTCCTGGGTCCTCGACAGCGAGGAGAACCGCGCGTTCGCCGCGCGCCGCGGCTATCGCGCGAGCCGGTCCGCGCACTTCCTCCGCCTGGACCTGGCGAACGGCGAACTGCCGCCCCTGGCAGCGGTTCCGGCCGGTGTGGAACTGCGCAGCGGCGCCGATTTCGCCGCCGACCCGCGCCCGCTGTTCGACCTGGACGCGGAGACGGCCGCGGACGAACCGAGCGACGTACCGGCGGAGTTCACCGACTACGAGCACTGGCTCGCGGAGACCTGGCGCCACCCCCTGGTCGACCAGGAGCTGACGACGGTGGCGCTGGTGGACGGGCAGCTCGCGGCGTTCAGCCTGGCGCGCACGGACGACGCGTCACGGTACGCGAGCGGGATGACGGGCACGGCGCGGGCGCACCGCGGGCGTGGGCTCGCCAAGCTGGCGAAGAACGACTCGCTGCACCGGGCGCGGGCCGCCGGGTGCACGGAGGCGTTCACCGGCAACGACGCGGGCAACGGGCCGATGCTCGCGATCAACAAGTGGTTCGGCTACGAGATCTGTGACACGGAGGTACGTCATGTCCGCGCCCTCGGCTGA
- a CDS encoding GntR family transcriptional regulator, producing the protein MTLKIVIDEGAQGRAAAAPYEQVRAQIAAQARSGSLPVGYKLPTVRGLAEGLGLAANTVAKAYRALEEDGVIETRGRNGTFVAAAGDAAAKGAASAAQAYAERVRRLGLSEADAVAAARDALRAAYGSAG; encoded by the coding sequence GTGACGCTGAAGATCGTGATCGATGAGGGTGCGCAGGGGCGGGCCGCGGCCGCGCCGTACGAGCAGGTGCGGGCGCAGATCGCCGCGCAGGCGCGGAGCGGGAGCCTGCCGGTGGGCTACAAGCTGCCCACCGTGCGGGGGCTCGCCGAAGGCCTGGGCCTCGCCGCCAACACCGTCGCCAAGGCCTACCGGGCTCTGGAGGAGGACGGGGTGATCGAGACCCGGGGCCGGAACGGGACGTTCGTGGCCGCCGCGGGGGACGCGGCGGCCAAGGGCGCCGCCTCGGCCGCGCAGGCCTACGCCGAGCGGGTGCGGCGGCTCGGACTCTCCGAGGCGGACGCGGTGGCCGCCGCCCGGGACGCGCTGCGCGCCGCCTACGGCTCCGCCGGCTGA
- a CDS encoding DUF5925 domain-containing protein, with protein sequence MSANPQDALPIRLNVDDSDSPSDVVDALFLGRFATGEQPFSHSANIDRVKPGSELLPPGATVLRSARDDDRSATLAEGEGWTLLVSRWNRGADVTVTATTAELAERVLKEATDGAHDDPEPQPENVTMGFWYVSPRRGPHRTTRQISAGTWDEVRENYTAPVADAMDKLMKTTPEDISGRLLLLHGPPGTGKTSALRTLARSWRDWCQVDCVLDPERLFTDVGYLMDIAIGEDDGTAKGRWRLLLLEDCDELIRGEAKHTAGQALSRLLNLTDGLLGQGRNVLVGVTTNEDLERLHPAVVRPGRCLARIEVGPLTLAESVDWLGTSEGVSREGATLAELYALRRGQSPTALPSARDGAEAGLYL encoded by the coding sequence ATGTCTGCGAACCCTCAGGACGCCCTGCCGATCCGGCTCAACGTCGACGACAGCGACTCCCCGTCCGACGTCGTGGACGCGCTGTTCCTCGGCCGCTTCGCGACGGGCGAGCAGCCGTTCTCGCACAGCGCCAACATCGACCGTGTGAAGCCGGGCTCCGAGCTCCTGCCGCCCGGCGCGACGGTGCTGCGGTCCGCCCGCGACGACGACCGCAGCGCCACGCTCGCCGAGGGCGAGGGCTGGACGCTGCTGGTGTCCCGGTGGAACCGCGGCGCGGACGTGACGGTCACGGCCACCACCGCCGAGCTCGCCGAGCGGGTCCTGAAGGAGGCCACGGACGGGGCGCACGACGACCCCGAGCCGCAGCCGGAGAACGTCACCATGGGGTTCTGGTACGTCTCGCCGCGGCGCGGGCCGCACCGCACCACCCGGCAGATCTCCGCGGGCACGTGGGACGAGGTGCGGGAGAACTACACCGCGCCGGTCGCCGACGCCATGGACAAGCTGATGAAGACCACGCCGGAGGACATCTCGGGGCGCCTCCTGCTGCTGCACGGGCCGCCCGGCACCGGCAAGACGTCCGCGCTGCGCACCCTCGCGCGGTCCTGGCGCGACTGGTGCCAGGTGGACTGCGTCCTCGACCCGGAGCGGCTGTTCACCGACGTCGGCTATCTGATGGACATCGCCATCGGTGAGGACGACGGCACGGCGAAGGGGCGTTGGCGGCTGCTGCTCCTTGAGGACTGCGACGAGCTGATCCGCGGCGAGGCCAAGCACACGGCGGGCCAGGCCCTCTCCCGGCTCCTGAACCTCACGGACGGGCTGCTCGGCCAGGGCCGCAACGTCCTCGTCGGCGTCACCACCAACGAGGACCTGGAGCGTCTGCACCCGGCCGTGGTCCGCCCCGGCCGCTGCCTGGCCCGCATCGAGGTCGGCCCGCTCACCCTCGCCGAGTCCGTCGACTGGCTCGGCACGTCCGAGGGCGTGTCCCGCGAGGGCGCGACCCTGGCCGAGCTGTACGCGCTGCGCCGGGGGCAGTCGCCGACCGCGCTGCCGTCCGCCAGGGACGGGGCGGAGGCGGGCTTGTACCTGTAG
- a CDS encoding GH39 family glycosyl hydrolase, whose protein sequence is MGRHGWQVDARRWRLTAFVGVALAALALVLTMLTLPEGERGSTAGTTPDGDKVYGTPAPTRGGTRPEVGWGFTHTQYSANEGDDAAVGRIQELLADRPRPLPQIQHVMGWGAGNPEPVKGRYDFEAMDHRMDFIRATKGTPVVTLCCAPDWMKGGKSGSDNTNWSQDSLETAPRPEHFDDYAALAATVAKRYPDVRHFLVWNELKGFWNSAEARWDYEGYTKLYNLVYQALKKVNKDIQVGGPYLVMDSADPRGSDGASDSVEGPWGRLDKRSVDVFTYWNKHKDGADFVVVDGASYTEDDELLPDEFGATDKFTAVGRWVREQTGDLPLWWAEYYVEPGDRQDNRDEWAEERRVAVHAAGLMAMARGGATSGFYWNPQKRSGSCAGCLWSPTQSADGGRELPMLRLLSRFSDAFPPGTRYEEVDVAEDDVPNVRVLADDKAVLVVNTLDRKISAKVDGKRFDMAGYEVKWLTR, encoded by the coding sequence ATGGGACGTCATGGGTGGCAAGTGGATGCACGGCGGTGGCGTCTGACCGCCTTCGTCGGCGTGGCGTTGGCCGCGTTGGCCCTGGTCCTGACCATGCTCACGCTGCCCGAGGGGGAGCGCGGCAGCACGGCGGGCACGACGCCGGACGGCGACAAGGTGTACGGTACACCGGCTCCGACGCGCGGTGGGACACGGCCCGAGGTCGGCTGGGGTTTCACCCACACGCAGTACAGCGCCAACGAAGGAGACGACGCGGCCGTCGGCCGCATCCAGGAACTGCTCGCCGACCGCCCCCGCCCGCTGCCGCAGATCCAGCACGTCATGGGCTGGGGCGCGGGCAACCCCGAGCCGGTCAAGGGGCGCTACGACTTCGAGGCGATGGACCACCGGATGGACTTCATCCGCGCCACCAAGGGCACGCCGGTCGTCACCCTGTGCTGCGCCCCGGACTGGATGAAGGGCGGCAAGTCCGGCTCCGACAACACGAACTGGAGCCAGGACTCCCTGGAGACCGCGCCCCGGCCCGAGCACTTCGACGACTACGCCGCGCTCGCGGCGACCGTCGCCAAGCGCTACCCCGACGTGCGGCACTTCCTCGTCTGGAACGAGCTCAAGGGCTTCTGGAACTCCGCCGAGGCCCGCTGGGACTACGAGGGCTACACCAAGCTCTACAACCTCGTCTACCAGGCCCTGAAGAAGGTCAACAAGGACATCCAGGTCGGCGGCCCCTACCTGGTCATGGACAGCGCCGACCCGCGCGGCTCCGACGGCGCCTCGGATTCCGTCGAGGGCCCGTGGGGCCGCCTCGACAAGCGTTCCGTCGACGTCTTCACGTACTGGAACAAGCACAAGGACGGCGCCGACTTCGTGGTCGTCGACGGCGCCAGCTACACCGAGGACGACGAGCTGCTGCCCGACGAGTTCGGGGCCACCGACAAGTTCACGGCCGTCGGCCGCTGGGTGCGCGAGCAGACCGGCGACCTGCCGCTGTGGTGGGCCGAGTACTACGTGGAGCCGGGCGACCGCCAGGACAACCGCGACGAGTGGGCCGAGGAGCGCCGCGTCGCCGTGCACGCCGCCGGTCTGATGGCGATGGCGCGCGGCGGCGCGACCAGCGGCTTCTACTGGAACCCGCAGAAGCGGAGCGGCAGTTGCGCGGGCTGTCTGTGGAGCCCCACGCAGAGCGCCGACGGCGGCCGCGAACTGCCGATGCTGCGGCTCCTCTCCCGCTTCTCCGACGCCTTCCCGCCCGGCACGCGCTACGAAGAGGTGGACGTCGCCGAGGACGACGTGCCGAACGTCCGCGTGCTCGCCGACGACAAGGCCGTGCTCGTGGTGAACACGCTCGACCGGAAGATCAGCGCGAAGGTCGACGGCAAGCGGTTCGACATGGCCGGGTACGAGGTGAAGTGGCTGACGCGGTGA
- a CDS encoding lipopolysaccharide biosynthesis protein, which yields MSDTTTAQAAVTGTDAHTDGAPPSGKCRRTRRIRLPGAGRSGGGSPLFRNAYALMLNTGISGLLGLGFWLAAARYYSESAVGQGSAAIAAMKLLAGITAVTLMGALARFIPVAGRATGKLIFRTYATSSVVVACAALVFLATLGLWGPSYRFLHGPVAGICFVGAVVAWSLLTLQDGVLTGLRNALWVPVGNTVFSVVKLGLLIVFAAAIPTAGVFVSWVAAIAFSVVPLGWLVFRRLVPRHVRATEDRTTPPTLREMGRFLAGDYTGSLCSLAVVYLVPVIVAAQVSSADNAYFYIATTIGGTTNLLAINMGASLTVEGAHDPARLAANTRAALRRMARIMVPVCGILFVGAPYILHVFGQGYSEAATPLLRWFAVGALLRVVMETYFAVLRAQSRTSGLAWLQGLLCVLVLGLTLLLLPRMGLTGAGVAEISSLAVIVAIAAPKLYAITRAAPAAERAAPDGDLADLGTRDVSAGTTTLELTPQRPAERGDKERRHGPAWALRESLDSDTLQLAVQIDVEHQERRPDVRPGPTARGPVGAGRGDDMEGHRPTWAARSARTTPAAGACSGSQGSTSERPAPDRSSDRSEAPGSRSQAPDGPMAPQRASRSESCVSPGPGPVTESVGEADRRDAESDVRAGSRPYAEGHPYAGSQPYAESHSRAEGHPDTESPADAAGRPAAESGLDPVGLPVKEPWPTVADPKAPPVAVPPPTGGSPGTPPSTGPSATGASATGPSLTGPSTTRPSANGPSTTEPSATDPSTTGPSGPPSPASAPPARPAPPARPYRASRKTLVLGALLLAALGLYWIPAFGLGEDDLDRMGGLGIVSVLPLPTLVGAALLVGVFAALLWLERQHRWLLLLTLLATVVSLHALPAVIETEPRFATAWQHLGFIEYIDRTGTAVPDLDARWSWPGFFAAATFLAEACGVSDLTEVIRWWPTVVQLLYLAPMLLLTRSLRASWRAKWAGLWIFVLSGWVGQDYFSPQGFTYLLYIAFVAILLVWFRAPRVIWTKRRPGEAEVEPANRRQQAVLLVVLLGLFAGTVPAHQLTPFVMLGVLTALVLLRRCELRGLPLLCGVMVAVWLGFFAEPYWSGHFDELFGGVGGVGGNVSSSVSGRIEGGSSTHKLVLYVRVALAGGVMAMACWGWLRRRRHKYREVSLLVLTFVPFLGFGMQSYGGEMALRVFMFALPGAALLAALALFPRTGATPKERDRDKASLAPLAALLAGLVLMGGFLVARWGNEPFERVRTGEVAAMEYVYAHDDPTVRLLWMSNDTVNNVTPAIPWGKQDAEKVEYVPTLAPPDPVLVSGLVKALKDAGPNSYLMINRSQTVYLQMDTGYPADWDTRLTRNLDKRSELKKVYGNADATLYALREQPEGPVAKADPGAVGPKVTWTPWTVVGALAVLALIALLAAREVVRVAAAPSVGQQRWLQSSFWFSLPLLAVFVASLLQRFLTMA from the coding sequence GTGTCTGACACGACCACCGCACAGGCAGCGGTCACCGGGACCGACGCGCACACCGACGGCGCACCGCCGTCCGGCAAGTGCCGCAGGACCCGGAGAATCCGGCTGCCCGGAGCGGGCCGGAGCGGCGGCGGGAGCCCGCTGTTCCGCAACGCCTACGCGCTCATGCTCAACACCGGCATCTCCGGTCTGCTCGGCCTCGGCTTCTGGCTGGCCGCCGCCCGGTACTACTCGGAATCGGCGGTCGGCCAGGGTTCGGCGGCCATCGCGGCGATGAAGCTCCTCGCGGGCATCACCGCCGTGACGCTCATGGGCGCGCTCGCCCGCTTCATCCCCGTGGCGGGCCGCGCCACCGGCAAGCTCATCTTCCGTACGTACGCGACGAGTTCCGTCGTCGTCGCGTGCGCGGCCCTGGTCTTCCTGGCCACGCTCGGCCTGTGGGGCCCTTCGTACCGCTTCCTGCACGGCCCTGTGGCCGGGATCTGCTTCGTCGGCGCGGTGGTGGCGTGGTCCCTCCTGACGCTCCAGGACGGCGTCCTGACCGGGCTGCGCAACGCGCTGTGGGTGCCGGTCGGCAACACGGTGTTCTCCGTCGTCAAGCTCGGCCTCCTGATCGTCTTCGCGGCGGCCATACCGACGGCCGGGGTGTTCGTGTCGTGGGTGGCCGCCATCGCCTTCTCGGTGGTGCCGCTGGGGTGGCTGGTCTTCCGGCGGCTCGTGCCGCGCCATGTGCGGGCCACCGAGGACAGGACGACGCCTCCGACGCTGCGCGAGATGGGGCGCTTCCTCGCCGGTGACTACACCGGTTCGCTGTGCTCGCTCGCCGTGGTCTACCTGGTGCCGGTGATCGTGGCCGCGCAGGTCAGCTCCGCCGACAACGCCTACTTCTACATCGCGACGACCATCGGCGGCACCACGAACCTGCTCGCCATCAACATGGGCGCCTCGCTGACCGTCGAGGGCGCGCACGACCCGGCCCGGCTCGCCGCCAACACCCGTGCGGCGCTGCGCCGGATGGCGCGGATCATGGTCCCGGTGTGCGGGATCCTCTTCGTGGGCGCGCCCTACATCCTGCACGTGTTCGGCCAGGGCTATTCGGAGGCGGCCACTCCGCTGCTGCGCTGGTTCGCGGTGGGTGCACTCCTTCGGGTGGTCATGGAGACGTACTTCGCCGTCCTGCGCGCGCAGAGCCGGACCTCCGGGCTCGCCTGGCTGCAGGGCCTGCTGTGCGTGCTCGTGCTGGGCCTGACGCTGCTCCTGCTGCCCCGGATGGGGCTCACCGGCGCGGGCGTCGCGGAGATCTCCAGCCTCGCGGTGATCGTGGCGATCGCGGCGCCCAAGCTGTACGCGATCACGCGCGCGGCCCCGGCGGCCGAGCGCGCGGCGCCGGACGGGGACCTGGCGGACCTCGGCACCCGGGACGTGTCCGCGGGCACCACCACCCTGGAGCTCACCCCGCAGCGGCCCGCCGAGCGCGGCGACAAGGAGCGGCGGCACGGTCCCGCGTGGGCGCTGCGCGAGTCCCTGGACTCCGACACACTTCAACTGGCGGTCCAGATCGACGTGGAGCATCAGGAGCGCCGCCCGGACGTGCGTCCGGGCCCGACGGCACGAGGGCCCGTGGGAGCGGGCAGGGGGGACGACATGGAGGGGCACCGGCCCACCTGGGCGGCCCGGTCGGCGCGCACGACGCCCGCCGCCGGCGCGTGCTCGGGCTCGCAGGGGTCCACTTCGGAACGGCCCGCCCCGGACAGGTCCTCGGACCGGTCGGAGGCGCCGGGCAGCCGGTCGCAGGCGCCGGACGGGCCGATGGCGCCGCAGAGGGCGAGCAGGTCGGAGAGTTGCGTCTCGCCCGGGCCGGGCCCGGTCACGGAATCCGTCGGCGAGGCGGACCGAAGGGACGCGGAGAGCGACGTGCGCGCCGGGAGCCGCCCGTACGCCGAGGGGCACCCGTACGCCGGGAGTCAGCCGTACGCCGAGAGCCACTCGCGTGCCGAGGGCCACCCGGACACGGAGAGCCCCGCCGACGCGGCGGGCCGACCCGCCGCCGAGAGCGGCCTCGACCCGGTGGGCCTGCCCGTGAAGGAGCCCTGGCCGACCGTGGCGGACCCGAAGGCGCCCCCCGTCGCCGTGCCCCCGCCCACGGGGGGTTCACCGGGCACGCCGCCCAGCACCGGCCCGTCCGCCACGGGAGCGTCGGCCACCGGCCCCTCCCTCACGGGACCGTCCACCACGAGGCCGTCCGCCAACGGACCGTCCACCACCGAACCATCCGCAACGGACCCGTCCACCACCGGACCGTCCGGCCCACCGTCCCCGGCCTCCGCTCCCCCGGCCCGCCCCGCCCCGCCCGCGCGCCCGTACCGGGCCTCCCGCAAGACCCTCGTCCTCGGCGCCCTGCTGCTCGCCGCCCTCGGCCTGTACTGGATCCCGGCGTTCGGACTCGGCGAGGACGACCTCGACCGGATGGGCGGGCTCGGGATCGTCTCCGTGCTGCCGCTGCCCACGCTGGTCGGCGCCGCGCTGCTCGTGGGGGTGTTCGCGGCGCTGCTGTGGCTGGAGCGGCAGCACCGGTGGCTGCTCCTGCTCACGCTGCTCGCCACCGTCGTGTCCCTGCACGCGCTGCCCGCCGTGATCGAGACCGAGCCGCGGTTCGCGACGGCCTGGCAGCACCTGGGCTTCATCGAGTACATCGACCGGACCGGCACGGCGGTGCCGGACCTGGACGCGCGCTGGAGCTGGCCCGGCTTCTTCGCCGCCGCCACGTTCCTCGCCGAGGCCTGCGGCGTCTCGGACCTGACCGAGGTCATCCGCTGGTGGCCGACGGTCGTCCAACTCCTCTACCTGGCCCCGATGCTGCTGCTCACGCGCTCCCTGCGGGCGAGCTGGCGCGCCAAGTGGGCCGGGCTGTGGATCTTCGTCCTGAGCGGCTGGGTCGGCCAGGACTACTTCTCGCCGCAGGGCTTCACGTACCTCCTGTACATCGCGTTCGTGGCGATCCTGCTCGTGTGGTTCCGCGCGCCGCGGGTGATCTGGACGAAGCGGCGGCCGGGCGAGGCCGAGGTCGAGCCCGCGAACCGACGTCAGCAGGCGGTGCTGCTCGTCGTCCTCCTGGGCCTGTTCGCGGGCACGGTGCCCGCGCACCAGCTGACGCCGTTCGTCATGCTCGGCGTCCTGACCGCCCTGGTCCTGCTGCGCCGCTGCGAGCTGCGCGGGCTGCCGCTGCTGTGCGGCGTCATGGTCGCCGTCTGGCTGGGCTTCTTCGCCGAGCCGTACTGGTCGGGGCACTTCGACGAGCTCTTCGGCGGTGTCGGCGGCGTCGGCGGCAACGTGTCGTCGTCGGTGTCCGGCCGGATCGAGGGCGGCAGTTCGACGCACAAGCTGGTGCTGTACGTCCGGGTGGCGCTCGCCGGCGGCGTGATGGCCATGGCCTGCTGGGGCTGGCTGCGCAGGCGCCGGCACAAGTACCGCGAGGTGTCGCTGCTCGTCCTCACCTTCGTGCCGTTCCTCGGCTTCGGCATGCAGTCGTACGGCGGCGAGATGGCGCTGCGCGTCTTCATGTTCGCGCTGCCGGGCGCCGCGCTGCTCGCCGCGCTCGCGCTGTTCCCGCGCACCGGCGCGACCCCGAAGGAGCGCGACCGGGACAAGGCGAGCCTCGCGCCGCTCGCCGCGCTGCTCGCGGGCCTCGTCCTGATGGGCGGCTTCCTGGTGGCGCGCTGGGGCAACGAGCCCTTCGAGCGGGTCAGGACCGGCGAGGTCGCCGCCATGGAGTACGTGTACGCGCACGACGACCCGACGGTGCGGCTGCTGTGGATGAGCAACGACACCGTCAACAACGTGACGCCCGCGATCCCCTGGGGCAAGCAGGACGCGGAGAAGGTCGAGTACGTGCCGACGCTCGCGCCGCCCGACCCGGTCCTGGTGTCCGGCCTGGTGAAGGCGCTCAAGGACGCGGGCCCCAACTCGTACCTCATGATCAACCGCAGCCAGACCGTCTATCTCCAGATGGACACCGGCTATCCGGCGGACTGGGACACCCGACTCACCCGCAACCTCGACAAGCGCTCCGAGCTGAAGAAGGTCTACGGCAACGCCGACGCGACCCTGTACGCGCTGCGCGAGCAGCCGGAGGGGCCGGTCGCGAAGGCCGACCCCGGCGCCGTCGGCCCGAAGGTGACGTGGACGCCGTGGACGGTGGTGGGCGCCCTCGCGGTGCTCGCGCTGATCGCGCTGCTCGCGGCACGCGAGGTGGTGCGGGTCGCGGCCGCGCCCAGCGTGGGTCAGCAGCGGTGGCTGCAGAGCAGCTTCTGGTTCTCGCTGCCGCTGCTCGCGGTGTTCGTGGCGTCGCTGCTCCAGCGGTTCCTGACGATGGCGTAG